From a region of the Nerophis lumbriciformis linkage group LG06, RoL_Nlum_v2.1, whole genome shotgun sequence genome:
- the nmbb gene encoding neuromedin Bb, with product MKGLTATNVCQCGLLTYFLFFSLTSFTTAVSFDLSELRNKVAKIKVSPRGNLWATGHFMGKKSVMDTPLLSSAEDQGEGAVEVSLPGAHSSLGKLFQDFLRVAMQTQLDLQDSRLKTQEANMLMRILESNMRRK from the exons ATGAAGGGTCTCACAGCGACCAACGTGTGCCAGTGTGGCTTATTGACTTACTTTCTTTTCTTCTCCCTCACTTCTTTCACCACAGCAGTCAGCTTTGACCTCAGCGAGCTTCGGAATAAAGTGGCCAAAATCAAAGTCAGCCCCAGAGGAAACCTGTGGGCTACAG GACATTTCATGGGCAAGAAGAGTGTGATGGACACTCCTCTGCTCTCCTCTGCTGAGGACCAAGGTGAGGGTGCAGTGGAGGTCTCCCTGCCAGGGGCCCACAGCTCCCTCGGTAAACTTTTCCAGGACTTCCTGCGGGTGGCGATGCAAACACAGCTGGACTTGCAAGATAGCCGTTTAAAAACTCAG GAAGCGAACATGCTGATGAGGATTTTGGAGAGCAACATGCGGAGAAAGTGA
- the sec11a gene encoding signal peptidase complex catalytic subunit SEC11A: MLSFDFLDDVRRMNKRQLYYQVLNFGMIVSSALMIWKGLMVVTGSESPIVVVLSGSMEPAFHRGDLLFLTNRVEDPIRVGEIVVFRIEGREIPIVHRVLKIHEKENGDIKFLTKGDNNAVDDRGLYNPGQHWLEKKDVVGRARGFVPYIGIVTILMNDYPKFKYAVLFMLGLFVLVHRE; encoded by the exons ATGTTATCGTTTGATTTTCTCGACGATGTCCGTCGCATGAACAAGCGGCAG CTCTATTACCAAGTGCTCAACTTTGGTATGATAGTTTCCTCTGCTTTGATGATATGGAAAGGACTCATGGTTGTCACCGGCAGTGAGAGTCCTATTGTTGTCGTACTCAG TGGCAGTATGGAACCAGCTTTCCACAGAGGAGACCTCCTCTTTCTGACCAACCGGGTTGAGGACCCAATCAGAGTTGGAGAGATCGTCGTCTTCAGGATAGAAGGCAGAGAGATCCCCATAGTGCACAGAGTACTTAAAATTCATGAAAA GGAAAATGGCGACATTAAGTTTTTGACCAAGGGGGACAATAATGCCGTGGACGACAGAGGTCTATATAATCCAGGACAACACTGGCTGGAGAAAAAGGACGTGGTGGGACGAGCTAGGGG tTTTGTGCCGTACATCGGAATTGTCACCATCCTCATGAACGATTACCCCAAGTTCAAA TACGCCGTTCTCTTCATGCTGGGTCTCTTTGTGTTGGTCCACCGGGAGTGA